In the Ranitomeya imitator isolate aRanImi1 chromosome 2, aRanImi1.pri, whole genome shotgun sequence genome, CATTCAGTGCAGGAAAATGGTGCCTCCTCATCGTGAATTTTGCGATGTTTGATAAGGCCAGAATTCTCTCTAAATAGTTTTCCACATTCAGAACAAGAATACGGTTTCTCCCCGGTGTGAATTCTCATGTGTATTGCAAGAAGGGACTTGatggcaaaacatttcccacactctgtaCACAGAAACGGCTTTTCCCCCGTGTGAGTTCTTTTATGCCGTACAACTTCTGATTTGGTTGCAAACGGCTTTCCACAGAAaaggcatgaaaatggcttctcacctgtgtgaattctctggtgttgtGTAAGGACCGAAGAATTGGTAAAACTTTTTCCACATTCAGAAcaagaaaatggcttttctcctgtatgTATTCTTTGATGTAATACAAGATGAGTTCTGCGTGCAAAGCACTTTCCGCACTCACAGCAAGCATATGGTCTCTCTCCAGTGTGAATCCTCTCGTGCTGAACAAGTTTGGATTTGTGAGAAAACACTTTTCCGCACTCagggcatgaaaatggcttctctttcGTGTGACTTCTTATATGATCGATAAGACTGGCTCTTATCACAAACTCTTTTCCACATTCAGAACAGGAATACAAATTGACCCCTGTGTGTATCCTTTGATGTATAACTAGACTTGACTTCTCAGCATAACATTTTCCACACTCTGAACAAgagaatggcttctctcctgtgtgattccGCTCATGTCTTACAAGGTGATGTTTGTTTGTGAAGGATTTTCCGCAAGTAGAACAAGGAAATGGCTTCTCACCCGTGTGAAGTCTCAAGTGCGTCACAAGATGACGTTTGtgagcaaaacatttcccacatacagAACAAGGAAATGGTTTTTCTCCGGTGTGAATTCTTTCATGTTCCACAAGGTTCGATCTATACGGAAACCATTTGCCACACTCAAAGCATGAAAATCTCTTTTTTATTGCATGAATTTTCTCAGGTTCATCAAAACTAGCCTTATTTTCCAAACAAATGCCATAATCAGAACACCGAAACTGCAACTTTGTGTGCATTTTCTGATGTTCAATACTGTTCATATTCACAGATATAGTCTTGATGTTGGGTTGACCTgctgaatacacacacaaaaaaaatattattcaataCATTTTCCACTGATAAAAAACATAAAATGTCAATGTTATCTACACTAGTCCTGTGCAACCCTTACCCCTCATAATTATTAGAATAGGCTTGCAATTCCTTTATTCCACCTCATTGAGGTGCACAGGAGTTTGAATAGCGAGTTGAGAGTCAGTCAAGTTGTGTACCACTGCTCTATTCACAGTCGATGGGGCTGACATAACCAAACACTGCACTTGTCTGTCTCATTTAGACCTATAGATTCATTCAGATTGACCGCCATTACAttcaaattaccgtatttttcagactacaagactcacttttttccccaaatttttttggggggaaatgggggtgcatcttctagtcggaatatacttacaaatactgtggtggcagcaggagtcaggCGATTCTGTGGCGGTCCCGGTCCAACGCTGCAGGGccatgatcacactcccttcccaggctgatgCGGCGGTGGTGCCCTGTGGTGTggcggtggtgctctgtggtgcggggggctccgccggcatATTGTGAAAGCTCAGgggccccgcacatccattgctgcgatgtggtgacctccgagatctcaatctgtgaatGCGCTGTCCCCGGCGgctattttcccagaggccaccgcattgcagcaatggatgtgtgggggcCTCCTAGCTTTCACAAAATGCCCCCGCAACAACActgaacctgccgcaccagccacagatgggatttcccggaggccaccgcaccagcctgggatgggagtcatGTCGCCGAACCACCGAACACCCTctgtgaccacgctccaccagcgctgccaaTCCCCAAACGAACATGCACAACATCTTCATTAACTGATACATATCTGGCATTTGTATTACTAAAGTAACAGGAATAACTTTCATCAGTTGACCTGGCTACAGCCAATCCCAGATATGTTGAAATCATAATTAGcttattaaaaaaaacataattaaaGACCTTCCTAAAATTTCAGAAAACAGTTCCTCCAAATTGGTGATACATTTAATGTATATTCACAGTGTTATTTTAACTTTGCTTTTAAAACGGATTCTTCTGAAAAATCcatgttaacaaaaaaaaaaaaccttcaaaacgcTTAATAAGTTTCCTTACTGATTTTCATAAACCAACCTCCTATTGTGCACACAGTGCTGACTTTTTTCGACATGTTATAGAACATCAATAGAAACCTTACCTTGAAGAGTATTTGAAGCAGAATTCTAGTCAAAATTGGCATACAAAAAGTCGGTGTGAACCCTCCCTTACAAAAATTATACAACTGCAATGCAAGATAAATGTAGAATAAGGAGAATCTTCTGTTTTAAAACTCACCTGGGCTGATAGCATTAGGATATTTCTCACCATCATATTGCTGGCCAACCTCAAATTCTTCATCTTCTGGATCTTCAATTTTAATAATAATTAGTTCTTCATACTAGAATAATCAAAGCAGAAACTATGGTGTGAACTTACGGGTTATCATCCATCGTCATGATCACAACGCTCCTCAGTCATCGGACTTTCTGCTTGGTGAGGGTGGGGTATTCCTTCTTGGTTGACTGTTTGAACCAGCAGCATGGTTGGGCCACTGTCCCAAGTACTATATGGCCATATGAACACCTTTTCCTCTACCGGAGGAGCGCAGCGGCACTGAATCTGGTCAGATCCAGCAATTCATCCAGTGCAGAGCAGCGCTTACATGCTCTATACCAAAGATCTTCTAAGCACTGTGCTCTTTGCCTAGGAGACCAGCCACTACTTATAGAGTGTGGTAACCTATGCAACGAACAGTAAACAATACAATTAAAAATCCCTTTGTCCTTCAGAACAAAAATAGTTTTTTACAAGAACTTTGAAATTTCAAGATCTTGAAGACCCTTGATGGTGGTTGCATTCTTGCATATTTTggctaaaatatataaaaaatacatctTTGTGGGATGCAACCACATACTATAGATTTGTGGGGAAAAATAAGATATTTGTTCTTTTGGGGTGCATTACACAGTGCAGGACAGCCTGCCTGATCCAATAGTATGGGCATGACCAATAGGCGTCTGTATGGTGCACCACACATATTTCTGTGATGGCCACCTCACACAAGCCTTATCTGCAAGCCTTATTATCTATAAGCCTTATTATCTATAAGCCTTATTATACCAAGCAACCGTACCCCTCATGAATGGTAGGAGTGTGAGTGATTATTCATCGGTATTTTGCAAATATGCTGCCTACGCCTTTTATTCCTGTGGTCCGGCTCCATTCTGCAGCGCATTAGTTATGTCACCTGGTATTGGCACATATggctttttttctgtgattttttccCCCCCATTTGATGTCCTTCTGcaaatttaggctatgtgcacacgttgcggtttttgctgcggttccgcagcggttttgacgctgcggatccgcagcagttttccatgcggtgtacagtacaatgttaacctatggaaaacaaaaaccgctgtgcacatgctgcggaaaaaaaacgcgcggaaacgctgcggtttattttccgcagcatgtcaattctttgtgcggaatccgcagcggtttggcacctgctccagattaaaaatccgcaggtgtctaaaaccgcagtggaaaccgcacaaaaaaacgcgataaatccgcagtattttttgcactgcggatttaatcaaatccgctgcggaaaaatctgcaatggaatccgcatcgtgtgcacatggccttaaccgTTTTATAATATTgaataaataaacaaaacaaacaatccctttaaataaagaCTTCACTTTTTTAAGTTCTATTACCTGGTTCTGCAAACCCTCTTCTGAACAATCTGGGACATGCAGAGTGCAGGGATGTCTTTCTTGTGAATTAGTCTTCCATGGTCCATCTAAAATAAATAGTGACTAAATATAAGTACAATCAGATGATGGTGTTCCCAAAGTGACCTTCAAGACTCTTAATCATGAACTAAAGTCTCCTCCTCTTACCCGGTGATGTTGGAGGCTGCTggtcctccatcatgacgtccatgTACAGATCCTTGTATCCTGctatatactcccactcctccatggagaaatggacagtgacatcctgacaccttataggaacctaacACAATGATACAGTCATCATCCAGACACATCATGCCTTGTGTTACTGTATAACGCCCCAGTATTCCCAGCAgcgctcacctctccagtcagcagctcaatcatcttgttggtgAGGTCCAGGATCTTCTGATCATTGTATCTCTCAGGTATCAGTGAGTGAGGTGGAGGCTCCATGATGGGGCTGTGGCTCCTGTTCCATCCCCCCGACACATGTTGACAGCTTCTAAGTGTCACATATTCTCCAGATGTCTTCTTCACCGCTGTATAATCCTGTGCATGAAGACAAACATTAGTGAATAATACTATGTATTTCCAGCATCAGATCTACAGTCATGTACCTGTTTTATCAATAGACATAAGAAGGGCGTCATGCCTCACAATTCACCTCTCCAGATAGCTGCTGGAAGACCTCCCGAACAAGGCTTAGTAACTTCTCAGTCATGTGATCGGCATGTTTTTCACTAACAAGCAATATTTCTGGTTTCATTGAGATTGGAAGACTCCAAAGTGGCTTCTGGGAATGTGAAAGAAAACAAACGGTTATTAGTCTGGAGCCATCATTCACTACTATTGACAATATAACATACCAGTTTTCTGAAGTTATGGGATGTCCACAGCATCAACAACACATTCAATAGCTAAGCAATAAAATATTGTAAGGAAATGGTTACTAGCCCTCTTTGATCCAAACAACAAACTGACCACTAGATGTTTCTTATCCCAAAACAATGGTCACCAGATCAAAATCATTACCAGTCTGAGACAATATTGGATTTTACTGATACAAACAAGAGCTTAAAGGATTTTTGGGATCAGGTATAAAATTATGCAGGAAGTATAATACAGGGACTCCTAATTGGGTGCAGTATACACACTGCAGATCCATGTACCGGATGATCCTGTGCCCAATTCGTGGAATACAGAGGACTAGGACATCTCCCTGGTGATCTTCTCACAATGGATCCATCTGTAGGAAGCACATATTGTGGTCGAATTCCTTGTTTATTGGTGTTAATCAAATAGGGGTATTGAGCATATCCTCAAAACTACTCTTCTCTTACCTGGTAAAGTTGGGGTTTGGTGGTCCTCCAtaatgatgtccttgtacagatccaTGTGACCTTCtacatactcccactcctccatggagaaatggacagtgacatcctgacaccttataggaacctgacacacaatgACATGTAATCAATCATCATCCAGACACAttgaagggagtctgtcacccccaaaatggcaaTTAAACTACATAAACATTTTTTTGTAGCCCATATTTAAATCATACTAGGTATGAAATGAGGGCACTTCAATGTACTGTCTCGCCTTCCTATTTACATTACTAGTGATGAAcaagcgtgcttggataaggtgttatccgtgcatgctcgggtgttaatagagtatctttggcgtgcttgaataatatattCGAGTCAACGTGGCTGCATATtccacagctgcaacacatgcagggattgcctaacaagcgAGTAATCTCCGCATGTGTTGGGGCTGTTGAAgagtcgcgagacatgcagccacaggaactcgaacaccttatccgagcaagcTCGCTCATCAGTAGCCGATACCTTACGGCGATTGACATTCCTCTAAAGAGGAGAGCAAACGCTGCGTCATCATTTCACGTGTCAGCGCACCGACACTGAATGACGGTGGTGGAGCGTTCACAGCATTAGTGCGGGCATGCATCCAATGTGGCTATGGGCATTCTCTGATGCCCGAATCCTGCCTGCAGCAGCTGTGTCCGGAAGTGTCGCGAACAAGCAGCTTCAGTGAGGACAAGGTGTTCTGACTCTACGCTTGCGTCAATCATCATAATGAACCAACCGCTCCATTGTGTACGCCCGCACTGACATATTGAGGCCACCACCGCACTCATGCAGTGTCAGTGCATTCACAGAAATGTAAAGTTACATCACTCAACGTTCACTCTCAGCTTCAGAGACATGTCAATCATTATAAGGTAACATTTATTATTGAAAGGTGTAATGGTGCACCAAGGCATAGGCCACACCAAGGCTGCATCGAAGCACCCTTACTTGCATATCAAGTAAAAGTGGATTTTCAATAAATTATTAACTGACATTTTACATGCCTGGTATGATTTGAATAAAGGTCAACGCCCTTATAGAAAGGTTTAGGCAGCTTAATTGACATTTTAGGGTTGACAAATTCCCATCTTCAGAAATCAGTGTTGcttgcatttattaaaaaaaaaacaacccacactTTTGGGGTTCACAAATTACTTTTGTTTACAGGATGCCGCCTAGGAGACCAACCACCTTTGCTGTATAACTGCAGTGGCTGAGAATGTGAaacacaagctcttttctattgagcattggtggtcggtctccaaggatgCAAGCTGTAAACAATAGAAATGTTACTTTTTCAAAAACGGCTGCAAGTTTTATGAAACCGTAAAATGCAGAAGTGCTTGTTTTCACAAGTGCTAGCGAACAATATCCATCTGTGAAGATGGGAATAATCTTTAACCATTgtgttactgtataatgccccAGTATTCCCAGCAgcgctcacctctccagtcagcagctcagtcATCTTGTTGGTGAGGTCCAGGATCTTCTGATCATTGTATCTCTCAGGTATCAGTGAGTGAGGTGGAGGCTCCATGATGGCGCTGTGGCTCCTGCCCCATCCTCTGTATATGTAGGATGCCACACACTCTTCAGATGTCTTCTTTATTACTGTGTCTTCCTACATGTGGAGATGGACCATGATAAATCTTATATAGAGATACCTTTAAATATCCCGTCATATCCCTGTTAATTAAATGGAAATTAAAGGGATATCATGTGACAGAATTGCCTGAATCTCTCACCTCTTTGGTCAGTAGGGTCAGGATCTCCTGCGTGAGGTTTAACATCCTCTCAGTCATTTTATGCATGCTTATGCTCAGTAGTTGGAGACTGCATACCAGGAGAGGTCAGCACACAAGatccagttctggaataacattaatGGGgattatataataatatatataatatagagcaggTTAAGCTCCATCTACATGTACACcgggttccaaattattatgcagattggAATAAAGTGTCAGAGATGTaactttgtttttttaaataaacttatTTATAGTATCTTAACTCAAAGTACTTTGGATCACTGAAACCAATCTCAAATACCTGTGATAACTAGTTTGCTAGGTGAccccaattaaccccttaacgaccaccgatacgccttttaaaaggtggcagttaagggtacttattcctcagaatCACTTCTTAGTGGCGCTGAgcaataagggtatagcgccaccCCCCCTCCCAGCATCGAAAAATCTCCAGGGTCATCTGAGACCCAGGAGAACATGATGAAGGACGGTTTTTATggtcccctgtcacatgatcaccattattcaccaaataacggcgagcacaaacaaaaataaaaaaaaaagatgatttacAATATATTTCTCTCTCCACTGATGtgatctagcatatcagagaagagagacaTGGGGTTCCCCATGATCCCCTGGTACCTCTGCCGTCCCCAGGCGCTCCTGCTCCGTCCCCCCCgcgtcatcttcctggaagaaaatggtgggcgcatgctcagtgcgcccgctgagatctgccggccgCTACCCAGCAACAACAGGAAATTTATCCTTTTTATCacggtgatagggtctatcacagtgatcaaaattaattttttttttaaaaatgtagtaAATTAAGTcccctttacagttttgcacacattatcatcactgtccccgatggggctcacaatctaaattccctatcagtatgcctttggaatgtgggaggaaaccggagtacccagaggaaacccaagcaaacgtgGGGAGAacattcaaagtccttgcagatgttgtcgaatgtgggattagaacccaggactccagcgctgcaaggctgcagtgctatccattgAGCT is a window encoding:
- the LOC138665248 gene encoding zinc finger protein 182-like isoform X3, which codes for MHKMTERMLNLTQEILTLLTKEEDTVIKKTSEECVASYIYRGWGRSHSAIMEPPPHSLIPERYNDQKILDLTNKMTELLTGEVPIRCQDVTVHFSMEEWEYVEGHMDLYKDIIMEDHQTPTLPDGSIVRRSPGRCPSPLYSTNWAQDHPKPLWSLPISMKPEILLVSEKHADHMTEKLLSLVREVFQQLSGEDYTAVKKTSGEYVTLRSCQHVSGGWNRSHSPIMEPPPHSLIPERYNDQKILDLTNKMIELLTGEVPIRCQDVTVHFSMEEWEYIAGYKDLYMDVMMEDQQPPTSPDGPWKTNSQERHPCTLHVPDCSEEGLQNQYEELIIIKIEDPEDEEFEVGQQYDGEKYPNAISPAGQPNIKTISVNMNSIEHQKMHTKLQFRCSDYGICLENKASFDEPEKIHAIKKRFSCFECGKWFPYRSNLVEHERIHTGEKPFPCSVCGKCFAHKRHLVTHLRLHTGEKPFPCSTCGKSFTNKHHLVRHERNHTGEKPFSCSECGKCYAEKSSLVIHQRIHTGVNLYSCSECGKEFVIRASLIDHIRSHTKEKPFSCPECGKVFSHKSKLVQHERIHTGERPYACCECGKCFARRTHLVLHQRIHTGEKPFSCSECGKSFTNSSVLTQHQRIHTGEKPFSCLFCGKPFATKSEVVRHKRTHTGEKPFLCTECGKCFAIKSLLAIHMRIHTGEKPYSCSECGKLFRENSGLIKHRKIHDEEAPFSCTECGIFYADKSGFRTHLRIHLTEKHFSCLICGRGFTWKPELIAHQKFHAGENQFSCSECGKSYAQKRNLRRHEKTHKL
- the LOC138665248 gene encoding zinc finger protein 182-like isoform X1, which translates into the protein MHKMTERMLNLTQEILTLLTKEEDTVIKKTSEECVASYIYRGWGRSHSAIMEPPPHSLIPERYNDQKILDLTNKMTELLTGEVPIRCQDVTVHFSMEEWEYVEGHMDLYKDIIMEDHQTPTLPDGSIVRRSPGRCPSPLYSTNWAQDHPVHGSAKPLWSLPISMKPEILLVSEKHADHMTEKLLSLVREVFQQLSGEDYTAVKKTSGEYVTLRSCQHVSGGWNRSHSPIMEPPPHSLIPERYNDQKILDLTNKMIELLTGEVPIRCQDVTVHFSMEEWEYIAGYKDLYMDVMMEDQQPPTSPDGPWKTNSQERHPCTLHVPDCSEEGLQNQYEELIIIKIEDPEDEEFEVGQQYDGEKYPNAISPAGQPNIKTISVNMNSIEHQKMHTKLQFRCSDYGICLENKASFDEPEKIHAIKKRFSCFECGKWFPYRSNLVEHERIHTGEKPFPCSVCGKCFAHKRHLVTHLRLHTGEKPFPCSTCGKSFTNKHHLVRHERNHTGEKPFSCSECGKCYAEKSSLVIHQRIHTGVNLYSCSECGKEFVIRASLIDHIRSHTKEKPFSCPECGKVFSHKSKLVQHERIHTGERPYACCECGKCFARRTHLVLHQRIHTGEKPFSCSECGKSFTNSSVLTQHQRIHTGEKPFSCLFCGKPFATKSEVVRHKRTHTGEKPFLCTECGKCFAIKSLLAIHMRIHTGEKPYSCSECGKLFRENSGLIKHRKIHDEEAPFSCTECGIFYADKSGFRTHLRIHLTEKHFSCLICGRGFTWKPELIAHQKFHAGENQFSCSECGKSYAQKRNLRRHEKTHKL
- the LOC138665248 gene encoding zinc finger protein 182-like isoform X2, with translation MHKMTERMLNLTQEILTLLTKEEDTVIKKTSEECVASYIYRGWGRSHSAIMEPPPHSLIPERYNDQKILDLTNKMTELLTGEVPIRCQDVTVHFSMEEWEYVEGHMDLYKDIIMEDHQTPTLPDGSIVRRSPGRCPSPLYSTNWAQDHPVHGSAKPLWSLPISMKPEILLVSEKHADHMTEKLLSLVREVFQQLSGEDYTAVKKTSGEYVTLRSCQHVSGGWNRSHSPIMEPPPHSLIPERYNDQKILDLTNKMIELLTGEVPIRCQDVTVHFSMEEWEYIAGYKDLYMDVMMEDQQPPTSPDGPWKTNSQERHPCTLHVPDCSEEGLQNQYEELIIIKIEDPEDEEFEVGQQYDGEKYPNAISPGQPNIKTISVNMNSIEHQKMHTKLQFRCSDYGICLENKASFDEPEKIHAIKKRFSCFECGKWFPYRSNLVEHERIHTGEKPFPCSVCGKCFAHKRHLVTHLRLHTGEKPFPCSTCGKSFTNKHHLVRHERNHTGEKPFSCSECGKCYAEKSSLVIHQRIHTGVNLYSCSECGKEFVIRASLIDHIRSHTKEKPFSCPECGKVFSHKSKLVQHERIHTGERPYACCECGKCFARRTHLVLHQRIHTGEKPFSCSECGKSFTNSSVLTQHQRIHTGEKPFSCLFCGKPFATKSEVVRHKRTHTGEKPFLCTECGKCFAIKSLLAIHMRIHTGEKPYSCSECGKLFRENSGLIKHRKIHDEEAPFSCTECGIFYADKSGFRTHLRIHLTEKHFSCLICGRGFTWKPELIAHQKFHAGENQFSCSECGKSYAQKRNLRRHEKTHKL
- the LOC138665248 gene encoding oocyte zinc finger protein XlCOF7.1-like isoform X4; the encoded protein is MKPEILLVSEKHADHMTEKLLSLVREVFQQLSGEDYTAVKKTSGEYVTLRSCQHVSGGWNRSHSPIMEPPPHSLIPERYNDQKILDLTNKMIELLTGEVPIRCQDVTVHFSMEEWEYIAGYKDLYMDVMMEDQQPPTSPDGPWKTNSQERHPCTLHVPDCSEEGLQNQYEELIIIKIEDPEDEEFEVGQQYDGEKYPNAISPAGQPNIKTISVNMNSIEHQKMHTKLQFRCSDYGICLENKASFDEPEKIHAIKKRFSCFECGKWFPYRSNLVEHERIHTGEKPFPCSVCGKCFAHKRHLVTHLRLHTGEKPFPCSTCGKSFTNKHHLVRHERNHTGEKPFSCSECGKCYAEKSSLVIHQRIHTGVNLYSCSECGKEFVIRASLIDHIRSHTKEKPFSCPECGKVFSHKSKLVQHERIHTGERPYACCECGKCFARRTHLVLHQRIHTGEKPFSCSECGKSFTNSSVLTQHQRIHTGEKPFSCLFCGKPFATKSEVVRHKRTHTGEKPFLCTECGKCFAIKSLLAIHMRIHTGEKPYSCSECGKLFRENSGLIKHRKIHDEEAPFSCTECGIFYADKSGFRTHLRIHLTEKHFSCLICGRGFTWKPELIAHQKFHAGENQFSCSECGKSYAQKRNLRRHEKTHKL
- the LOC138665248 gene encoding zinc finger protein 585A-like isoform X5 — its product is MTPFLCLLIKQDYTAVKKTSGEYVTLRSCQHVSGGWNRSHSPIMEPPPHSLIPERYNDQKILDLTNKMIELLTGEVPIRCQDVTVHFSMEEWEYIAGYKDLYMDVMMEDQQPPTSPDGPWKTNSQERHPCTLHVPDCSEEGLQNQYEELIIIKIEDPEDEEFEVGQQYDGEKYPNAISPAGQPNIKTISVNMNSIEHQKMHTKLQFRCSDYGICLENKASFDEPEKIHAIKKRFSCFECGKWFPYRSNLVEHERIHTGEKPFPCSVCGKCFAHKRHLVTHLRLHTGEKPFPCSTCGKSFTNKHHLVRHERNHTGEKPFSCSECGKCYAEKSSLVIHQRIHTGVNLYSCSECGKEFVIRASLIDHIRSHTKEKPFSCPECGKVFSHKSKLVQHERIHTGERPYACCECGKCFARRTHLVLHQRIHTGEKPFSCSECGKSFTNSSVLTQHQRIHTGEKPFSCLFCGKPFATKSEVVRHKRTHTGEKPFLCTECGKCFAIKSLLAIHMRIHTGEKPYSCSECGKLFRENSGLIKHRKIHDEEAPFSCTECGIFYADKSGFRTHLRIHLTEKHFSCLICGRGFTWKPELIAHQKFHAGENQFSCSECGKSYAQKRNLRRHEKTHKL